Proteins encoded in a region of the Pelmatolapia mariae isolate MD_Pm_ZW linkage group LG16_19, Pm_UMD_F_2, whole genome shotgun sequence genome:
- the cdca4 gene encoding cell division cycle-associated protein 4, with protein sequence MFPKGTKRKFSDSGEEAVSSGDQGPAAPSAAARTLSSSYSLQRQSLLDMSLIKLQLCHMLVEPNLCRSVLIANTVRQIQEEMTQDGTWQIMTQALAAAQCPTDRLVATEVLCRQTDAAAQAGQSPKPYSVVGVEEGYHSEEVVMEGDVETDVTMSTLSPVSPQLSSASYLAGPFGMGPCWEEEEEDGECEEEEEEDSEECVSEGEEGDGDHLSADSRTGEQVFGTFEIKHPAPPPDPALEELFSDVDPSYYDLDTVLTGMQSAPKMGPYDLLDSLSSHGPTALSSSSSCRSDLNELDHIMEIIVGS encoded by the coding sequence ATGTTCCCGAAGGGCACCAAGCGCAAGTTCTCAGACTCTGGGGAGGAGGCCGTCTCCAGTGGCGACCAGGGCCCCGCAGCTCCTTCGGCGGCAGCTCGGACGCTGTCTTCCTCTTACAGTCTGCAGCGGCAGTCGCTGCTTGACATGTCGCTCATCAAGCTGCAACTTTGTCACATGCTGGTAGAGCCGAACCTGTGCCGTTCAGTTCTAATTGCTAACACAGTGCGCCAGATCCAGGAGGAAATGACCCAGGATGGCACCTGGCAGATAATGACGCAGGCCCTCGCAGCCGCCCAGTGTCCCACCGACCGCCTGGTGGCCACTGAAGTGCTGTGCCGACAGACTGATGCAGCAGCCCAGGCAGGGCAGAGCCCAAAGCCTTACTCAGTGGTCGGTGTGGAGGAAGGCTACCACTCTGAAGAGGTGGTCATGGAGGGAGATGTGGAGACGGATGTCACCATGTCTACTTTGTCACCTGTCTCCCCTCAGCTGTCCTCGGCTTCTTACCTCGCAGGTCCCTTTGGCATGGGGCCCTGctgggaggaggaagaggaagacggTGAGTgcgaggaggaagaagaggaggacagcGAGGAGTGCGTAtcagagggagaggagggagacggGGACCACCTAAGTGCAGACTCCAGGACAGGGGAGCAGGTTTTTGGGACTTTTGAGATCAAGCACCCAGCGCCGCCCCCTGACCCTGCGCTCGAGGAACTGTTTTCAGACGTGGACCCGTCTTACTATGACCTCGATACGGTGCTGACAGGCATGCAGAGCGCCCCGAAAATGGGGCCTTACGATCTGCTCGATAGCCTGTCCTCTCATGGGCCCACGGCCCTGAGCTCCAGCTCGAGCTGCAGGTCAGACCTGAACGAACTGGACCACATCATGGAGATCATAGTGGGATCCTGA